From the genome of Carassius auratus strain Wakin chromosome 26, ASM336829v1, whole genome shotgun sequence, one region includes:
- the LOC113044467 gene encoding B- and T-lymphocyte attenuator-like isoform X3: protein MGNCVFQIICYLAVSLLLLSLSVSGTKNVSEMNCHPVIRVPRNTVFLAPVMSVLKINCSVSLHGCQRKPRVSWCKLYGNECKPLNYSNYIRTEWKNITEQEGMAFLVFLNISMEDTGFYRCKEGEMSIGHAINVTVTGNLGSTDDLEWLWSFVYICSGIAGLVVTVITVTLFIIRCQGRKSTRFKNEYMETHISDLPPLPHPNTRSPSDQLISASYRGCETPTIRGSSSTGRVSDGRHKTVGTERGEEENALVYASLNHQAASRGPRRTAQYEPEPSEYAAIRFQ, encoded by the exons ATGGGCAACTGTGTCTTCCAGATCATCTGTTATCTTGCTGTTTCTCTCCTACTGTTATCGCTTAGTGTCAGTGGCACCAAAAATG TGTCTGAGATGAATTGTCATCCAGTGATCAGAGTGCCGCGAAACACAGTGTTTCTAGCTCCTGTTATGAGCGTGTTGAAGATAAACTGTTCTGTATCTCTACATGGATGTCAAAGGAAACCAAGAGTCTCATGGTGCAAACTCTATGGAAATGAGTGTAAAcctttaaattattcaaattacaTCAGAACTGAGTGGAAGAACATCACAGAACAGGAAGGGATGGCTTTCCTGGTTTTTCTGAACATCTCAATGGAGGATACAGGTTTCTACAGATGTAAAGAAGGCGAAATGTCTATAGGCCATGCTATTAATGTGACTGTGACAG GTAATTTAGGTTCAACTGATGATCTAGAGTGGCTCTGGTCTTTTGTGTACATCTGCAGTGGAATAGCAGGGCTGGTGGTGACAGTTATTACTGTAACATTGTTTATCATCAGATGCCAAG GGAGAAAATCAACAAGATTTAAAAATGAG TACATGGAAACACACATTAGTGATctgcctcctcttcctcatcccaatACCCGTTCCCCTTCTGATCagctgatctctgcttcatatcGTGGGTGTGAAACTCCAACCATCAGAGGATCATCATCAACTGGAAGAGTTTCAGATGGTAGACACAAAACTGTTGGCACAGAAAGAGGAGAAGAAGAGAATGCTCTGGTTTATGCTTCTTTGAATCACCAGGCTGCTTCAAGAGGGCCGAGAAGAACAGCACAATATGAACCAGAACCTTCAGAATACGCCGCAATTCGGTTCCAGTGA
- the LOC113044467 gene encoding B- and T-lymphocyte attenuator-like isoform X2, translated as MGNCVFQIICYLAVSLLLLSLSVSGTKNVSEMNCHPVIRVPRNTVFLAPVMSVLKINCSVSLHGCQRKPRVSWCKLYGNECKPLNYSNYIRTEWKNITEQEGMAFLVFLNISMEDTGFYRCKEGEMSIGHAINVTVTDNKVNKVSRNQSNTSNLGSTDDLEWLWSFVYICSGIAGLVVTVITVTLFIIRCQGRKSTRFKNEYMETHISDLPPLPHPNTRSPSDQLISASYRGCETPTIRGSSSTGRVSDGRHKTVGTERGEEENALVYASLNHQAASRGPRRTAQYEPEPSEYAAIRFQ; from the exons ATGGGCAACTGTGTCTTCCAGATCATCTGTTATCTTGCTGTTTCTCTCCTACTGTTATCGCTTAGTGTCAGTGGCACCAAAAATG TGTCTGAGATGAATTGTCATCCAGTGATCAGAGTGCCGCGAAACACAGTGTTTCTAGCTCCTGTTATGAGCGTGTTGAAGATAAACTGTTCTGTATCTCTACATGGATGTCAAAGGAAACCAAGAGTCTCATGGTGCAAACTCTATGGAAATGAGTGTAAAcctttaaattattcaaattacaTCAGAACTGAGTGGAAGAACATCACAGAACAGGAAGGGATGGCTTTCCTGGTTTTTCTGAACATCTCAATGGAGGATACAGGTTTCTACAGATGTAAAGAAGGCGAAATGTCTATAGGCCATGCTATTAATGTGACTGTGACAG ataATAAGGTGAATAAGGTTTCACGCAATCAAAGCAATACAA GTAATTTAGGTTCAACTGATGATCTAGAGTGGCTCTGGTCTTTTGTGTACATCTGCAGTGGAATAGCAGGGCTGGTGGTGACAGTTATTACTGTAACATTGTTTATCATCAGATGCCAAG GGAGAAAATCAACAAGATTTAAAAATGAG TACATGGAAACACACATTAGTGATctgcctcctcttcctcatcccaatACCCGTTCCCCTTCTGATCagctgatctctgcttcatatcGTGGGTGTGAAACTCCAACCATCAGAGGATCATCATCAACTGGAAGAGTTTCAGATGGTAGACACAAAACTGTTGGCACAGAAAGAGGAGAAGAAGAGAATGCTCTGGTTTATGCTTCTTTGAATCACCAGGCTGCTTCAAGAGGGCCGAGAAGAACAGCACAATATGAACCAGAACCTTCAGAATACGCCGCAATTCGGTTCCAGTGA
- the LOC113044467 gene encoding B- and T-lymphocyte attenuator-like isoform X1, protein MGNCVFQIICYLAVSLLLLSLSVSGTKNVSEMNCHPVIRVPRNTVFLAPVMSVLKINCSVSLHGCQRKPRVSWCKLYGNECKPLNYSNYIRTEWKNITEQEGMAFLVFLNISMEDTGFYRCKEGEMSIGHAINVTVTGHCIIFLIDNKVNKVSRNQSNTSNLGSTDDLEWLWSFVYICSGIAGLVVTVITVTLFIIRCQGRKSTRFKNEYMETHISDLPPLPHPNTRSPSDQLISASYRGCETPTIRGSSSTGRVSDGRHKTVGTERGEEENALVYASLNHQAASRGPRRTAQYEPEPSEYAAIRFQ, encoded by the exons ATGGGCAACTGTGTCTTCCAGATCATCTGTTATCTTGCTGTTTCTCTCCTACTGTTATCGCTTAGTGTCAGTGGCACCAAAAATG TGTCTGAGATGAATTGTCATCCAGTGATCAGAGTGCCGCGAAACACAGTGTTTCTAGCTCCTGTTATGAGCGTGTTGAAGATAAACTGTTCTGTATCTCTACATGGATGTCAAAGGAAACCAAGAGTCTCATGGTGCAAACTCTATGGAAATGAGTGTAAAcctttaaattattcaaattacaTCAGAACTGAGTGGAAGAACATCACAGAACAGGAAGGGATGGCTTTCCTGGTTTTTCTGAACATCTCAATGGAGGATACAGGTTTCTACAGATGTAAAGAAGGCGAAATGTCTATAGGCCATGCTATTAATGTGACTGTGACAG gacattgtattatatttttaatagataATAAGGTGAATAAGGTTTCACGCAATCAAAGCAATACAA GTAATTTAGGTTCAACTGATGATCTAGAGTGGCTCTGGTCTTTTGTGTACATCTGCAGTGGAATAGCAGGGCTGGTGGTGACAGTTATTACTGTAACATTGTTTATCATCAGATGCCAAG GGAGAAAATCAACAAGATTTAAAAATGAG TACATGGAAACACACATTAGTGATctgcctcctcttcctcatcccaatACCCGTTCCCCTTCTGATCagctgatctctgcttcatatcGTGGGTGTGAAACTCCAACCATCAGAGGATCATCATCAACTGGAAGAGTTTCAGATGGTAGACACAAAACTGTTGGCACAGAAAGAGGAGAAGAAGAGAATGCTCTGGTTTATGCTTCTTTGAATCACCAGGCTGCTTCAAGAGGGCCGAGAAGAACAGCACAATATGAACCAGAACCTTCAGAATACGCCGCAATTCGGTTCCAGTGA